The window CGCCCGCAGTCGGTCTCCGCGAGGCTGTCGACGCAGGCGCTGTTCGCCAACGAGCAGAAGGTCACCACCGCCGACGGTCGCTCGTTCGCCGAGTTGGGCGTGCCGGCTCCGTTGATCCCCGCGCTGACCGCGCTGGGTGCGGCGTCGCCGTTCCCGATCCAGTCCGCCACCCTCGAGGCCACCCTCGCGGGCAAGGACGTGCTGGGCCGCGGCCGTACCGGCTCCGGCAAGACCATCGCCTTCGCCATCCCGCTCGTCGCCCGCCTGATGGGCGGCCGCAGCAAGCCGGGCCACCCCCGCGGCCTGGTCCTGGTGCCGACCCGTGAGCTCGCGCTGCAGGTCGAGAAGACCATCGCCGCGCTGGCCCGGCCGGCCGGCCTGAAGACCATGGTCGTCTTCGGCGGCGTGGGCTACGGCGGTCAGACCTCGGCCCTGCGTGCCGGTGCCGACATCGTCATCGCCTGCCCCGGCCGCCTCGAGGACCTGATCCACACGGGCAGCGCCGACCTCGGCTCCGTCGAGGTCACCGTGCTCGACGAGGCCGACCACATGGCCGATCTCGGCTTCCTGCCGGGCGTGCGCCGACTGCTCAAGGCAACCGACCCGAACGGTCAGCGCCTGCTGTTCTCCGCGACGCTGGACAACGGCATCTCGGTCCTGGTGAACGACTTCCTGACCGACCCGGCCGTGTTCTCCGTCGACGACGCGCAGTCCAAGGTCGAGACCCTGGAGCACCACGTGTTCGCCGTCAGCCGTGACCACCGCAACCAGGTGGTGCGCGAGCTGGCCGATTCCGGCGACCGCCGACTGCTGTTCACCCGGACCAAGCACTCCGCGCGCAAGTGGGCCGAGCAGCTGACGAAGTCCGGCATCAACGCCGTCGACCTGCACGGCAACCTGAGCCAGAACGCCCGTGAGCGCAACCTCGCCGCGTTCGCCGACGGCTCGGCGAAGGTGCTCGTCGCGACCGACATCGCCGCCCGCGGCATCCACGTCGACGACATCGCGCTCGTCGTGCACATCGATCCGCCGACCGAGCACAAGGCCTACCTGCACCGCTCGGGCCGCACCGCCCGGGCCGGCGCGGCCGGCACCGTCGTCACGATCATGCTCCCGGAGCAGCGGGGCGACGTGCAGCAGTTGATGCGCCAGGCCGGCATCACCCCGACCACCTCCGTGGTCACCCCCGGCGCGACGATCATCGGTCAGCTCTCCAACTGACCCCGCTCGACCCGAACGCTCCCCCGGCCCACGGCCGGCGGGAGCGTTCGTCGTTTCGGGCCACCGGGCGGTCGAATGTCATGAGAGCTCCCGGCCGTTCGCGGGACACCGGGCGATCCGGTCGTCGCCGGCCCCAGGGCCCGCCAGCGGGCCACCGGCCACCGGGTTGCCGGCGGAACACCGGGCCGTCGCCGGCCCTGAGGATCCTCGTCGTTGCACCGGGTCGTCGCCAGAGCTCCGGGCCGATTGCGACACCCGGGCAGCAGGACCGTCGGCTGACCCCGGACCGGCGGCGGAACACCGGGCCGCCGACGGAACACCGGGCCGGCAGCGGGCGACCGGGCCGCCGGCGGGCCACCGGGCTGGCGGCGGAACACCGGGCCGACGGCGAAACACCGGGCCGACGGCGAAACACCGGGCCGACGGCGAAACACCGGGCCGCCGGCGGAACACCAGGCCGCCGGCGGAACACCAAGCCGCCGACGGAACACCGGGCCGCCGACGGAACACCAGGCCGCCGACGGGCGATCGGGTCGTCGGCGTCTCACCGGGCCGGGCGGGTCGTCATCGGGCCACGAGGAGGCCGTCGAACCACGACGTCGTCGCCGACGGGTGGCCGGCCCGGAAGCGCAGGATCTCGGCGCAGCCCCCGGGTCGTGGTCGAGAACCCGGCGCTCAGCGCAGCCCGACGACCTCGACCAGGCCGGCCAGCTGCACCGCGAACAACGCGTCGAAATCATCGGTGATGCCGACCGAGTGGCCGAACAGTTCGAAGCTCACCACGCCGAACAGCGACGCCCACGCGGTGAACCCGCGGGCGAACAGGGCCGGGTCCACTCCGGCGCGGTCGACGACCGCCAAGCCGGCGACGATGTCCCTGCGGAGCCGCTCGGGCACCTCGACCGGCGCCGGTCGCAGCCCGAGACCCGCAGCGTCGACGAGAATCTCGACCAGGATGCGGGTCATCCGCAGCACCGGCGCCACCGTTTCCGCGGGCGCCGCGTACCCCGGAACCGGGCTGCCGTAGAGCAGCGCGTACTCGGCGCGGTGCGCACGGGCCCAGTCGCGCACCGCGTGCCCGACGGCGGTGAACCGCTCGGCCGGCCGGTCCCGGGGCACCGCCCCCTCCTGCGCCTCGACCCGATCGGCCAGTGCGGTGTAGCCGTCGACGATGAGGGCGGTGAGCAGCTCGTCGCGGCCGGCGAAGTAGCGGTAGATCGCCGACGACACCATGCCCAGCTCGCGGGCGATGGCCCGCAGCGACAGGTCGGCTCCGTCGACGGCCAGCTGACGCCGCGCGCAGGCCTTGATGCCGTCGATGGTCTCGGCGCGGACGCGGTCGCGGACGGTGCTCATACCGCGAGTATGCCGCATTCGAGAGCACCTGTCGTCGATGTGAGCACCGCTCTTGACAGTGCGGCTCGACGCGTCCACGATGGAGGCACCCCGAGAGCAGTGCTCTCCTTCTGGAGCAGGAGTAACGTCATGGCCCTTCACGTCGTTCTGGGAGCCGGCCCGGTCGGGACCGCGATCGCCGAGGACCTGCTGACCCGCGGCGAGACCGTCCGTGTCCTCACCCGCCGCGGCACCGGGCCCGACGGCACCGAGCGGATCGCCCTCGACGTCACCGACGTCGACGCACTGGTGCGAAACACCGCGGGCGCCGCCGTCATCTACAACGCGGTCAACCCGCCCTACGACCGGTGGACCACCGACTGGCCGCCGCTGGCAGCGGCGATGCTCACCGCCGCCGAGGCGGCCGGCGCGGTGCTCGCCGTCGTGGACAACCTCTACCCCTACGGGCCGGTCGACGGTCCCATGAGCGCAGCCCTCCCCGACCGGCCGAGCAGTGTGAAAGGTGCCGTCCGGCAACGGATGTGGGAGGACGCACTGGCCGCCGCCGCGGCCGGGCGGATCCGGGCCGCGGTAGCCGTCCGCGGGTCGGACTACGTCGGCCCCGGACCGTCGTTGCTGACCATCCTGATCATGGACAAGCTGCGCGCCGGCCGGACCGCGCTGGTACCGGCCGATCTCGACGCACCGCACGCCTGGACCAATCCGGCCGACGCCGGCCGGTTGCTGGTCGCCGCAGTTCTGGACCCGCGGGGCTGGAACCGGTACTGGCTGGTGCCCGGCCCGCCCGCGGTGTCGCTGCGGGAGCTGGTGGACCGGGCCGCGCGGATCGAGCACACGCCGGCGCCCCGGCTGCGCTCGATGCCGGTCTGGATGCTCCGCCTGGCGGGCCTGTTCGACCGCACGGTGCGGGAATTGGTGGAGATGAACTACCAGTTCCGTCGCCCGTTCACCCTCGACACCGCCGACACCGTGGCCGTGTTCGGTGACCACCACACCCCGTTGGACGAGGGCATCCGGCAGACGCTGGGTAGTCCGGCGGGCAACTGGACGGTCACCCGGGCGTACTGACCGTCAGCTCCAGCCGCCGGCCCGACCGCGTTTGACGTCGCTGCGCACCTTCTTGGCCGCCAGCCGACGTTCCTTCGACCCGCGGGTCGGCCGGGTGGCCCGGCGGGTGGCCGGCGGCGGCGCAGCGGCGGCGCGAAGCAGCGCGGCGAGTCGCAGCCGGGCGGCGCGGCGGTTGGCCAGTTGGGTGCGGTGCTCGCTCGCGGCGATGGTGAGCACCCCGTCGACCAGCCGCCCGGCCAGGGCCGCCAGGACCCGGTCCCGCGCCCCGGCCGCGGCCAGCGCCGGCGACGCCGCCGCGTCCCACGACAACTCGACCCGGCTGTCGGCGGTGTTCACGCCCTGGCCACCTGGCCCACCGGAGCGCGAGAAGCGTTCGGACAGCTCCGCACCCGGGATCACCAGGGTGCGGCTGACGGGCAGGTCGTCGGGCACCGGTCCAGTGTGGCCCGGTCCCCGCGGTCCGTGGGTTCGGACCGCTCCCGTCGGGCATCCGTGCCCACCGGCCGCCGGGTCCGCGGCCACGGCCACGGCCACGGCCACGGCCCGTCGCGCGCTGCGCGGGCCGCCGGAGTCCAGCACAGCCCGTCTGACATCCGTGTCCACCAGCTGCCGGGTCCGCGGCCACGGCCACGGCCACATCCCGTCGCGCGCTGCGCGGGCCGCCGGGGTCCAGCACAGGCCCGCCGGGCATCCGTGTCCACCGGCAGCCGGGTCCGCGGCCACGGACGGGTCCCGTCGGGTGCGCGGGCCGCCGGGGTCCAGCACAGGCCCGTCGGATCCACGCACAGGCCCGTCGGACGTCCGCCGACGGCCGGGTCCACGGGCACGGCCACGAGACACGGACAGCCCGTCGGGAGTACAGCCCGACCACCGGGTCAGCGACCACGGACGGATCCCGTCGGGCGGAAGCGTCCACCCGACGCCGATCACCGTGCCCGGCGAGCCCGGTCGGCACCGCGGTCAGCGGGTGTCGGGACCCCGGTTGAACATCCGTCCCGCCGCCTCGCCGATCTTCGAGCCGGCCTTGGCCAACTGCTCCCCCAGCGAGGTCAGCGTCGTCACGATCGGGTCGGTGGAGTCCGCTGCGGCGTTCACGTACGACGTCGCCGCCGAGCCGAGGTCGTCGCCGAGGTCGCCGGCCGGCCTGTCCTGGTCGCGCCGCTGGTAGGTACCGCCCAGGATGGCGCGGTAGTCCTCCGACGCCGCCCAGCGCTGCAGCTGCGCGGCGCGGACGACCGCCATCGGGTGGCTCATCCCTTCCACGGCCCGGAACTTGTGGATGGAGTCGCGGATGTCGCCGATGTTCTCGTACTCGGTGGCCTGCTGCAGGAACGAGGGGATGTCGATCTCGTCGGTGTCGGTCCCGCCGGCCAGGAACAGATGGGTGCGCAGGGCGGCACCCGGGTCCTGGCTGCACAGCAGCCCCGCACGGTCGGCGGTCAACTCGGCCTTGCGGAACCACTCGCGCAGCGCGGCGATCACCGCACGCAGGCCCAGCGCCCCGGCCGGCACCCAGGACACGGTGTGCTGCAGGCTGAGCAGCCGCAGCAGCAACGTCCGCAGCACCGCGTGACCGGACAGCACGTGCCCCATCTCGTGGCCGATGACGAACCGCAGGCTGTCGTCGTCGAGCGCCTCGACCAGTCCGGTGGTGAGCACGATGAACGGCTCGTCGATGCCGACCGTCATGGCGTGGGCGACCGGATTGCGGTCGATGAAGACGTGCGGGACGGCTTCGAGATCCAGGGTCGCCGCGCACTCCTGGCGCATCGCCTCGATCCGCGGATACTGCTTCTCGCCCACCCGGATGGAGGAGGCCAGCGCCATCAGCCGCTCACCGCGTTCGGGAAAGATGCCGGACAGTGTGCGCAGGATGTCCGACAGCCCGGGGACCGCGCGCATCGTGGCCAGCACGCCGCGGTCGGCCGGGTGCTCGTAGGCCCGTGGGCTGATCCGCGGGAACATCACGGTGCCGGGCCGCGGGGTGATGCCCGTCGGCCGCCGCCCGCCCGTCGCGTCGCCGGTGCCCGTGTCGTTCGCGTCGTTGTGGTCGGTCATGCGATTCCCCCCGGTCGCGCAGCCCTGTCGGCCACGACCCGAGAGTCACTGTAGGGCGGCCGGTCCCCGACCGGGTCGGTTCCGCCGGATCGCGACCGCCCGGAAGGGACCGGGCGCCGCCTCAGGTGAAGAACGCGGCGACCGTCGCGTCGGACACGTCCTCCCACCGGTCGGGTGTCCACCGGGGCGTGCGGTCCCTGTCGATGAGCGCGGCCCGGATGCCCTCGGGGAGATCGGGGTGCCGGGTGAACTCGCTGCTGACCCGGAGGTCCTGCGCGAGCACCTCGGCCACCGTGGTCAGCGTCGCGGCGCGCCGGACCGCCGCCAGGGTCACCTTGACCGCGGTCGGCGACATCGCGCGCAGCAGGGCCAGCGACGCCTCGGCGGCCGGCTCGGGCCGGGCGGCCAGGGCCGCCGCGATGTCGTCCACGGTGTCGCGGGTGTAGGCGTCGTCGATCCACGCCCGATCGGCATCGGTCACCGAGGCCGCCGGCGCCGCCACCCCGTCGACCGGGCGCGGCACCCACCCGGTGCGCATCCGGGACACCAGCTCGGCGTGCCCGTCGACCGGCCAGCACAGATCGGCCAGTCCCGCCGCCAGGGCGTCACCGGCGCCGAGCCGCGCACCGGTGAGCGCGGCCCAGGTGCCCAGACCGCCGGGCATCCGGGCGTACCAGTACAGCGCCCCGACGTCCGGGGCGAGTCCGATCGCGGTCTCCGGCATCGCCAACGACGACCGCGCCGTCACGAGCCGGACGCTGCCGTGCACCGAGACACCCATCCCGCCGCCGAACACGATCCCGTCCATGTAGGCCACGAACGGCTTCGGGAACGCGGCGATGGCGGCGTTCATCCGGTACTCGTGCGTCCAGAACTCCAGCGGCACCACCGAGTCGCCGCGGATCCCGGCGTACAGCAGCTTGATGTCGCCGCCCGCGCACAGGCCGCGGTCGCCGGCCCCGTCGATCAGCACGGCCGACACCGCCGGGTCGTCCGCCCAGTCCCGCAGCGCGGCGTGCAGATCGCCGATCATCGTCGGGGTCAGCGCGTTCAGGCTGCGCGGCCGGTTCAGCGTGAGGTGCCCGAGGGCACCCTCCACCCTGGCCAGCACCTCGGGTTCGCTCATCGGGCCCACGGTAGTGCGGGTGGTCCGAGCCGGCGTCAGCCCCCCGCGGGAGGCGCCTCGGGGGCCGGCGGAGTGGACGGCGCGGCCGGCGGAGTGGACGGCGCGGGCGGCGGCTGGCAGCTGATCCTGACCTGCCCGTTGTAGACGGTGGTGGTGGTCTCGCGGGACAGCTCGACGCCGGCGAGGTCGCGGATCACCCGGGTGTTGTCGATGGAGAACCCCTGGGTGCCGTTCGTGGCGCGGCAGGTCTGGCCGTAGGGGATGGTCTTGGTGGGCGCGGAGGTGAAGTTGTAGCGCTCACCCGAGATGGACTCCACCTCGACCGACTTCGTCCCCCAGAACCGGACGGTGATGTCGTCCGGCGTCCACACCGTCTGGACCAGCACCGCCGTCGCCGTCGGGTTGCTGAACTTGACGTCGATGATGCTGGTGCCGTCCTCCGCCTCGAAGACGGTGGCCTCCCGCCCCGGGGGGTAGCGCGAGATGTAGTACGAGTGCGCCTTGTGCTCAACGTCGGTGAACCCGGCGAAGTAGCTGGCGTTGTACAGGGTGGTGGCGAACTGGGAGATGCCCCCGCCGACGGCCCGCGACGCGACGCCGTCCTGGATGATGCCGGCCTCCACGTACCCCTGGGCCGCGCTGCGTTGCCCGGTGTACCCGTTGAGCGAGAACGTCTCCCCCGGCCGGATGATCGCGCCCTGCACCTGCTCCGCGACCCGCCGGACGTTCTGCCCGGAGTCGCTGGCGAAACCGCCGGTGGTGAACTCGCTGACGACCTCCTTGATGCCGAGCGCCTCGATGTCGGCGGTGGTGACCGCCGGCGGGGTGGTCGCGTACGCGACGGTCAGGGTGCGGTCGGGTGCGCGCAGGGCGGCGTCGAGGGCGGCGTCGGTCGCCGCCGCGTCGAGGGTCCGGCCGTCCACCGCGGGGGTGATGACCGGCGCGTTGTCGACGATGCCGATGGACGCGTCGACGGGCGGGGTCTGCGCGGCCTCGGCCTGCGGCAGGAAGGCCGCCCCGACGGCGGCCCGGTCGACGGCCACGGTGAAGCCGTCGGCGGCGTCGGGCGTGACCGACAGCGCGGCGGCGATGGTCTCGACCGGGACGGTGACGGTGGTGTCGGCGGCGACGACGGTCAGTGGACCGGCCAGCACGGCCCGGGCGTCGGCCGCGGCGGCGGCCAGCGCTCCGGGCGACACCCGGACGGGCTGCTCAGTCACCGGCAGCGTCAGACCGCGGGCCGCGGCCGGGTCTCCGCTGGTCCAGGCGTCGGCGACGAGCGTGGTGGCGGCGGCGACGTCGAGCTGCTCGCCGGGCACGGGCTCGACGGTGGTGACCTCGGTACCGGTCACCGTCAGCTGCCCCTCGACCGCGGCGACGTCGGAGGTCAGGCCGATGTAGCGGAGGGCACCGCCGAGGGTGGCCTCGTCGGCGGTGGCGATCAGCGGGACCTCCGTGGTCCGGCCGAAGAGCGAGCCGATCCGGGTGAACGGGTTGGCCGATCGGGTCCCGGCCGCGGCGACGGTCGCCGCCGTGTCGGTGGACAACCCCGACGCGGTGGGGTCGAGGGTGATGTCCGCACCGTGGGACGACATCGGGATCGGTGCCCGCAGGGTGTCGAGCTCGCGCTCCAGCCGGGCCTGCGCCTGCTCGGGGCTGAGGCCGCCGACGTCGACGCCGGCGATGGTGGTGCCGCGCTCCAGGTCGTTCTTGGTGAGCAGCCAGTCGACGAGGTACACCCCGCCGAGCAGCAGCACGACCGCGGCGACGACGAGCGCCGTCGTCCTCCCCCGCCGAGCGGGGGCCGGCTCGGGCTCCTCCTGCTCGAGCGGCAGCACGTCCGCCGCCTCGTCGTCCGCGGCCCGGGCGTCGACCGCGGGCGACACCCTGGTCGGGGTCGCGTCGGCCGCCGGCACCACGGTCGTCGGTGTCTCGTCGGCGGTCGGGGTCTCGGAACCCGGAGAGGGACGGACGTCGTCAGGCACGGAGTGGATCCTCAGGTCGCAACGGAGGGCGTCCGCACCGGCATAGCGGCCGGGCAGCACGCGACCACCGCCGAGAGGCGGTGGGTCTCCATTGTGGCTGACGATCGCGTCACGTCACCCCAGTGAGGGGATCACCACGCGGACGCAACCTCGGACCGACGTGCGGTCGTGGCGCCGGGCGCCGGGCGCCGGACACCGCCCGGCGCCCGGCGGTCAGGAGTGCTCGGTGAGCATCCGGCGGAGGTCGGCCGGGCTCACCTGCATGAGGTCGGCGAGAGCGCGCAGGGCGTCGTTGTCGAGGTTGACGACCTCGTCCTCGGTGGCCTCGGCGGCGCTCCCACGGCGCAGCCCGAACCAGCGGCGCACCGGATCCAGCCGCGGATCGGTGCCACGCATCAGCTGGGCGACCCGGACACCGATCGCGTCCGGGGCCTCGTCGGTGACGGCCCCGGCGACCTCGTGCTCGACCAGGGTCAACAGGTGGCCCAGGTCCTCCCCGAGCGCCCGGGCGATGACCCACAGGACGTCGATCCGCAACGAGCGGTGACCGGTCTCGTAGTTGGCCAGCGCGGCCTTGGAGACCAGACCCTTGGTCCGGTTGGCCACGTCGGCCTGGGTGAGCTTCTGGCGGCGCCGCGACTCGCGCAGCTTCTCCGTCACGACCTGCGCGAATCGCTGCTGGTCGTTGTTGGACAACCCCGGATGGCTCGTCATCACCTGCTGCGTCATGGCGACTCTTCCCCTGCGCTGACGATCAGCTGTTCGACGTTGACATCCACCGGTGGTTCCCCTTGTTCTCGCGCTGTGCACTGAGCCGACTGCAGAACCGACGACCGGTGTCGAGGACGCTCCGATGCCGGCGCCACCGGACCAACCACCTCCGGGAGCACCCCGCGGAACCCGCGGTCGGGCGGGACACGGTCCCGTCCACA is drawn from Nakamurella deserti and contains these coding sequences:
- the arfB gene encoding alternative ribosome rescue aminoacyl-tRNA hydrolase ArfB, whose amino-acid sequence is MPDDLPVSRTLVIPGAELSERFSRSGGPGGQGVNTADSRVELSWDAAASPALAAAGARDRVLAALAGRLVDGVLTIAASEHRTQLANRRAARLRLAALLRAAAAPPPATRRATRPTRGSKERRLAAKKVRSDVKRGRAGGWS
- a CDS encoding M48 family metallopeptidase, producing the protein MFPRISPRAYEHPADRGVLATMRAVPGLSDILRTLSGIFPERGERLMALASSIRVGEKQYPRIEAMRQECAATLDLEAVPHVFIDRNPVAHAMTVGIDEPFIVLTTGLVEALDDDSLRFVIGHEMGHVLSGHAVLRTLLLRLLSLQHTVSWVPAGALGLRAVIAALREWFRKAELTADRAGLLCSQDPGAALRTHLFLAGGTDTDEIDIPSFLQQATEYENIGDIRDSIHKFRAVEGMSHPMAVVRAAQLQRWAASEDYRAILGGTYQRRDQDRPAGDLGDDLGSAATSYVNAAADSTDPIVTTLTSLGEQLAKAGSKIGEAAGRMFNRGPDTR
- a CDS encoding VanW family protein; the protein is MPDDVRPSPGSETPTADETPTTVVPAADATPTRVSPAVDARAADDEAADVLPLEQEEPEPAPARRGRTTALVVAAVVLLLGGVYLVDWLLTKNDLERGTTIAGVDVGGLSPEQAQARLERELDTLRAPIPMSSHGADITLDPTASGLSTDTAATVAAAGTRSANPFTRIGSLFGRTTEVPLIATADEATLGGALRYIGLTSDVAAVEGQLTVTGTEVTTVEPVPGEQLDVAAATTLVADAWTSGDPAAARGLTLPVTEQPVRVSPGALAAAAADARAVLAGPLTVVAADTTVTVPVETIAAALSVTPDAADGFTVAVDRAAVGAAFLPQAEAAQTPPVDASIGIVDNAPVITPAVDGRTLDAAATDAALDAALRAPDRTLTVAYATTPPAVTTADIEALGIKEVVSEFTTGGFASDSGQNVRRVAEQVQGAIIRPGETFSLNGYTGQRSAAQGYVEAGIIQDGVASRAVGGGISQFATTLYNASYFAGFTDVEHKAHSYYISRYPPGREATVFEAEDGTSIIDVKFSNPTATAVLVQTVWTPDDITVRFWGTKSVEVESISGERYNFTSAPTKTIPYGQTCRATNGTQGFSIDNTRVIRDLAGVELSRETTTTVYNGQVRISCQPPPAPSTPPAAPSTPPAPEAPPAGG
- a CDS encoding 3-hydroxyisobutyryl-CoA hydrolase is translated as MSEPEVLARVEGALGHLTLNRPRSLNALTPTMIGDLHAALRDWADDPAVSAVLIDGAGDRGLCAGGDIKLLYAGIRGDSVVPLEFWTHEYRMNAAIAAFPKPFVAYMDGIVFGGGMGVSVHGSVRLVTARSSLAMPETAIGLAPDVGALYWYARMPGGLGTWAALTGARLGAGDALAAGLADLCWPVDGHAELVSRMRTGWVPRPVDGVAAPAASVTDADRAWIDDAYTRDTVDDIAAALAARPEPAAEASLALLRAMSPTAVKVTLAAVRRAATLTTVAEVLAQDLRVSSEFTRHPDLPEGIRAALIDRDRTPRWTPDRWEDVSDATVAAFFT
- a CDS encoding NAD-dependent epimerase/dehydratase family protein, which encodes MALHVVLGAGPVGTAIAEDLLTRGETVRVLTRRGTGPDGTERIALDVTDVDALVRNTAGAAVIYNAVNPPYDRWTTDWPPLAAAMLTAAEAAGAVLAVVDNLYPYGPVDGPMSAALPDRPSSVKGAVRQRMWEDALAAAAAGRIRAAVAVRGSDYVGPGPSLLTILIMDKLRAGRTALVPADLDAPHAWTNPADAGRLLVAAVLDPRGWNRYWLVPGPPAVSLRELVDRAARIEHTPAPRLRSMPVWMLRLAGLFDRTVRELVEMNYQFRRPFTLDTADTVAVFGDHHTPLDEGIRQTLGSPAGNWTVTRAY
- a CDS encoding helix-turn-helix domain-containing protein, encoding MTQQVMTSHPGLSNNDQQRFAQVVTEKLRESRRRQKLTQADVANRTKGLVSKAALANYETGHRSLRIDVLWVIARALGEDLGHLLTLVEHEVAGAVTDEAPDAIGVRVAQLMRGTDPRLDPVRRWFGLRRGSAAEATEDEVVNLDNDALRALADLMQVSPADLRRMLTEHS
- a CDS encoding TetR/AcrR family transcriptional regulator, which codes for MSTVRDRVRAETIDGIKACARRQLAVDGADLSLRAIARELGMVSSAIYRYFAGRDELLTALIVDGYTALADRVEAQEGAVPRDRPAERFTAVGHAVRDWARAHRAEYALLYGSPVPGYAAPAETVAPVLRMTRILVEILVDAAGLGLRPAPVEVPERLRRDIVAGLAVVDRAGVDPALFARGFTAWASLFGVVSFELFGHSVGITDDFDALFAVQLAGLVEVVGLR
- a CDS encoding DEAD/DEAH box helicase, with the protein product MSSPRSGSSSSGRRSDTAPARQSSYSTESFRTANGDRVVTTTDNTSGGGARGGRGGAARSGGQGQSRGAGRSAQPTQGGPSGQGGRGRGQSTGTATRSGGQGPKSRGSEAIKTRQDLDRADRRSEKGQGGRPQSVSARLSTQALFANEQKVTTADGRSFAELGVPAPLIPALTALGAASPFPIQSATLEATLAGKDVLGRGRTGSGKTIAFAIPLVARLMGGRSKPGHPRGLVLVPTRELALQVEKTIAALARPAGLKTMVVFGGVGYGGQTSALRAGADIVIACPGRLEDLIHTGSADLGSVEVTVLDEADHMADLGFLPGVRRLLKATDPNGQRLLFSATLDNGISVLVNDFLTDPAVFSVDDAQSKVETLEHHVFAVSRDHRNQVVRELADSGDRRLLFTRTKHSARKWAEQLTKSGINAVDLHGNLSQNARERNLAAFADGSAKVLVATDIAARGIHVDDIALVVHIDPPTEHKAYLHRSGRTARAGAAGTVVTIMLPEQRGDVQQLMRQAGITPTTSVVTPGATIIGQLSN